Proteins from a single region of bacterium:
- the phoU gene encoding phosphate signaling complex protein PhoU encodes MTRIVDPVLDGLRQRILRMGSLAEDILAKSMDAVLKRDAALAREVKIDDLEIDRLDLEVDEAVLRALATQAPVADDLRAVIAIKMMATDLERVGDLARNIAKSAMRLCEHPEVGTPERLRILADEARRLLRNSLDCFSSHDAERAGQVLDDDDQVDRDQDEVIQAAIQEIAVHPELTSQKVDFILIAKNLERVADHATNIAEDVIMVAEARNVKHASKLANSGD; translated from the coding sequence ATGACCCGAATCGTGGACCCGGTCCTGGATGGCCTGCGTCAACGGATCCTTCGTATGGGCAGCCTCGCGGAGGACATTCTTGCGAAATCAATGGACGCCGTATTGAAGCGCGACGCCGCACTCGCTCGCGAGGTGAAGATCGACGATCTCGAGATCGATCGGCTCGATCTCGAGGTAGACGAGGCCGTCTTGCGTGCCCTCGCCACCCAGGCGCCGGTTGCCGACGATCTGCGCGCTGTGATCGCCATCAAGATGATGGCTACGGATCTGGAGCGGGTAGGAGACCTGGCTCGGAACATCGCCAAGAGCGCCATGCGTCTCTGCGAACACCCCGAGGTGGGGACTCCGGAACGGCTCCGCATTCTGGCGGACGAGGCGCGTCGGCTCCTGCGCAATTCACTCGATTGCTTCAGCTCGCACGATGCGGAGCGTGCCGGCCAAGTGCTCGACGACGACGATCAGGTCGATCGGGATCAGGACGAGGTCATCCAGGCTGCGATTCAGGAGATCGCCGTCCATCCGGAGCTCACTTCCCAGAAGGTCGATTTCATCCTGATCGCCAAGAACCTCGAGCGGGTCGCCGACCACGCCACCAACATTGCCGAGGATGTCATCATGGTCGCCGAGGCGCGAAACGTGAAGCACGCGTCGAAGCTGGCGAACTCTGGCGACTAG
- a CDS encoding PstS family phosphate ABC transporter substrate-binding protein gives MIGETHVTFRTAFLALAASAALLTAGTAQARDQLRIVGSSTVFPFSTAVAEQFGKTTSFKTPVVESTGSGGGLKLFCSGVGTGHPDITNASRRIKASEVGNCAANGVTDIVEVKVGFDGIVLANSKKSSRYMLTKEHVFRALAKQVPVDGKLVDNPYTNWVDIDASLPAVKIEVLGPPPTSGTRDAFVELAMEGGAKQIPMLAELKGKDKKAFKAVAHAIREDGAYVEAGENDNLIVQKLGANPDALGIFGFSFLDQNADKIQGSLVGGVEPTFENIAGGQYGVSRSLYFYVKKAHVGVVPGIQEYVAEFTSERAAGDEGYLADKGLIPLPDAERKLVREAARGLSLLSLN, from the coding sequence ATGATTGGAGAAACTCACGTGACGTTTCGGACCGCATTCCTGGCTCTAGCGGCCTCGGCCGCGCTACTGACCGCCGGCACAGCCCAGGCCCGCGATCAGCTTCGCATCGTCGGATCCTCGACGGTCTTTCCGTTCTCGACGGCTGTGGCTGAACAGTTCGGCAAGACCACTTCCTTCAAGACACCGGTCGTCGAGAGCACTGGCTCCGGCGGCGGGCTGAAGCTCTTCTGCTCCGGTGTCGGCACCGGCCATCCCGACATCACCAACGCGTCGCGTCGGATCAAGGCTTCCGAGGTCGGGAACTGCGCCGCCAACGGAGTCACGGACATCGTCGAGGTCAAGGTCGGCTTCGACGGCATCGTGCTCGCCAACTCCAAGAAATCGTCTCGCTACATGCTGACGAAGGAACATGTATTTCGTGCGCTGGCCAAGCAGGTGCCGGTGGACGGCAAGCTCGTCGACAACCCGTACACGAACTGGGTCGACATCGACGCCTCCCTGCCGGCCGTGAAGATCGAGGTCCTCGGCCCGCCGCCTACCTCGGGGACGAGGGATGCGTTCGTGGAACTCGCGATGGAAGGCGGCGCCAAGCAGATTCCGATGCTTGCGGAGCTGAAGGGCAAAGACAAGAAGGCGTTCAAGGCCGTGGCCCACGCCATCCGTGAGGACGGGGCCTACGTCGAAGCGGGCGAGAACGACAACCTGATCGTTCAGAAGCTCGGCGCCAACCCGGACGCGCTCGGGATCTTCGGGTTTTCCTTTCTCGATCAGAATGCAGACAAGATTCAGGGCAGCCTCGTCGGAGGTGTCGAGCCCACATTCGAGAACATCGCGGGCGGCCAGTACGGGGTCTCGCGCTCGCTCTACTTCTACGTGAAGAAGGCCCACGTGGGTGTCGTGCCGGGCATCCAGGAGTACGTCGCTGAGTTCACCAGCGAACGAGCAGCTGGCGATGAGGGATACCTGGCGGACAAGGGCCTGATCCCACTGCCCGACGCAGAACGCAAACTGGTTCGAGAGGCGGCCCGGGGCCTTTCGCTCTTGAGCCTGAACTAA
- the pstA gene encoding phosphate ABC transporter permease PstA — MTENLMVTDEAAARRLAKRHAAERRFRMYGALAICLALFALLALLGSILWRGLPAFNSHEVHLDIHFDPELLDPQATGDPEVLGRGDYGRLVKLSLRAAFEDVTGRRERRALSALVSSGAAFELRERVLANPELVGSTTSVWLPLSDDADLFFKGGIDASVEEADRRLSDDQLSWLGTWEAENRVERRFARRFFASGDSREPELAGIRGAFVGSLWTLLVTLLLAFPIGVSAAIYLEEFAPKNRLTDFIEVNINNLAAVPSIVFGLLGLAVLLNFLGMPRSAPLVGGTVLALMTLPTVIIASRSAIMAVPPSIREAALGIGASPLQVVSHHVLPLALPGILTGTIIGMARALGETAPLLMIGMVAFIVDVPSGPTSPATVLPVQIFLWADAPERAFVAKTSAAILVLLAFLVAMNLVAVLLRNRFERRW; from the coding sequence ATGACTGAGAACCTGATGGTGACCGACGAGGCAGCGGCCCGGAGGCTGGCCAAACGCCATGCGGCCGAGCGGCGCTTCCGCATGTACGGAGCGCTCGCGATCTGCCTTGCGCTCTTCGCCCTGCTCGCGCTCCTCGGCAGCATCCTGTGGCGCGGGCTTCCCGCCTTCAATAGCCACGAGGTGCACCTCGACATCCACTTCGATCCTGAGCTGCTGGATCCGCAGGCGACCGGTGATCCGGAAGTGCTCGGCCGAGGCGACTATGGACGCCTGGTCAAGCTGTCACTGCGTGCGGCGTTCGAGGATGTGACGGGGCGCCGCGAGCGTCGCGCGCTTTCGGCACTCGTCAGCAGCGGGGCCGCCTTCGAGTTGCGTGAACGCGTGCTCGCGAACCCGGAGCTGGTCGGGTCTACGACTTCCGTCTGGCTGCCCCTCTCCGATGACGCCGATCTCTTCTTCAAGGGCGGCATCGATGCCTCCGTGGAAGAGGCCGACCGTCGGCTTTCGGATGACCAGCTCTCCTGGCTCGGCACATGGGAAGCTGAGAATCGGGTCGAGCGCCGCTTCGCCAGGCGCTTCTTCGCGTCGGGCGACAGCAGGGAGCCCGAGCTCGCGGGCATCCGGGGCGCGTTCGTGGGATCGCTCTGGACGTTGCTCGTGACCCTTTTGCTCGCGTTCCCCATCGGCGTGTCGGCGGCGATCTACCTCGAGGAGTTCGCGCCGAAGAACCGGCTGACCGATTTCATCGAGGTCAACATCAACAACCTGGCCGCGGTCCCATCGATCGTGTTCGGCCTGCTCGGTCTCGCGGTGCTGCTGAATTTTCTGGGGATGCCGCGTTCCGCGCCTCTGGTCGGTGGTACGGTGCTCGCGTTGATGACCCTGCCGACCGTCATCATCGCCTCTCGCTCGGCGATCATGGCCGTGCCTCCGTCGATTCGTGAAGCCGCTCTGGGAATCGGCGCCTCACCGCTTCAAGTCGTGAGCCACCACGTACTTCCGCTGGCGCTTCCGGGCATTCTCACGGGCACCATCATTGGTATGGCGCGTGCGCTGGGCGAGACGGCTCCGCTGTTGATGATCGGGATGGTGGCCTTCATCGTGGATGTTCCGTCCGGGCCGACGAGCCCAGCGACGGTTCTTCCGGTCCAGATCTTCCTGTGGGCGGACGCGCCGGAACGGGCCTTCGTGGCCAAGACGTCTGCTGCGATTCTGGTCTTGCTAGCCTTTCTCGTCGCCATGAACCTCGTTGCGGTTCTACTCCGCAACCGGTTCGAGCGGCGTTGGTAG
- a CDS encoding phosphate ABC transporter ATP-binding protein — protein sequence MVGDLVEEIASEPSRSPSYLTKITTRDLNVYYGEKQALFSVNLDIHKNRVTSLIGPSGCGKSTFLRCLNRMNDVIPICRVEGKITLDGDDIYNPSIDPVQLRARIGMVFQKPNPFPKSIYDNVAYGPKIHGLASTQAELDEIVTTSLERAGLFDEVKDRLDESGTSLSGGQQQRLCIARAIAVQPDVILMDEPCSALDPIATATIEELMEELCENYTIVIVTHSMQQAARVSQRTAFFHLGIVVEEGDTAQIFTDPKDPRTRDYITGRFG from the coding sequence TTGGTAGGAGATCTGGTGGAAGAGATTGCCAGCGAACCCTCGCGGAGCCCGAGCTACTTGACGAAAATCACGACCCGGGACCTGAACGTCTACTACGGCGAGAAGCAGGCGCTCTTCTCGGTGAACCTGGATATCCACAAGAACCGGGTGACGTCGTTGATTGGACCCTCCGGCTGCGGAAAATCGACCTTCCTGCGCTGCCTGAACCGGATGAACGATGTCATTCCCATCTGCCGGGTCGAGGGGAAGATCACCCTCGACGGCGACGACATCTACAATCCGTCGATCGATCCGGTTCAGCTGCGGGCGCGGATCGGAATGGTCTTCCAGAAGCCCAATCCGTTCCCCAAATCGATCTACGACAATGTGGCCTACGGGCCGAAGATCCACGGGCTGGCTTCCACGCAGGCGGAGCTCGATGAGATCGTCACGACGAGTCTCGAGCGTGCAGGCCTTTTCGATGAGGTGAAGGATCGTCTCGACGAATCCGGTACGAGCCTTTCTGGTGGCCAACAGCAACGTCTGTGCATCGCCCGGGCCATCGCGGTGCAGCCCGACGTGATCCTGATGGACGAGCCCTGTTCGGCCCTCGATCCGATCGCCACCGCGACGATCGAGGAGCTGATGGAGGAGCTCTGCGAGAACTACACCATCGTGATCGTGACGCATTCCATGCAGCAGGCGGCCCGGGTTTCCCAACGCACAGCTTTCTTTCATCTCGGGATCGTCGTCGAAGAAGGTGACACGGCCCAGATCTTCACGGATCCCAAGGACCCGCGGACCCGGGACTACATCACCGGCCGCTTCGGCTAG
- the pstC gene encoding phosphate ABC transporter permease subunit PstC, which translates to MFLPLFLSLVAMMVVAFVLGRSRALALVSGDARSLHSRPTYYGQWVALCAGVPALALLLAWMALEPSVVRWQVVDHAGSAVAGLPAERVALFVQDATALAKGEVTSSQPTPELRAAADRVVAVTRTGRIALAALMGTLALGGLAWARFRISPGLRARNRVERIVRAALAASSGVAILATIGIVLSLIFEAWRFFEIVPLHEFLFGLEWSPQTAIRADQIGSSGTFGAVPVFAGTLLITAIAMSVAVPIGLLAAIYLSDYASPRVRALAKPMLEILAGIPTVVYGFFAALSVGPLIRGFGESMGWSASSESALAAGLVMGVMIIPFISSLSDDVINAVPQSLREASLGLGATPAETIRQVVLPAALPGIVGAVLLAVSRAIGETMIVVMAAGLAANLTANPFEAVTTVTVQIVTLLVGDQEFDSAKTLAAFALGLALFLVTLVLNVIAMVVVRRYREQYD; encoded by the coding sequence ATGTTTCTCCCCCTCTTCCTCAGCCTCGTCGCAATGATGGTGGTCGCATTCGTGCTCGGCCGAAGCCGGGCGCTCGCGCTGGTTTCGGGAGACGCCCGAAGCCTGCATTCGCGTCCCACCTACTACGGGCAATGGGTTGCGCTCTGCGCCGGGGTTCCCGCACTGGCGCTTCTTCTCGCCTGGATGGCTCTCGAGCCTTCCGTCGTTCGTTGGCAGGTCGTCGATCACGCGGGTTCGGCGGTGGCTGGCCTACCCGCTGAGCGCGTGGCTCTCTTCGTTCAGGACGCCACGGCGCTGGCGAAGGGCGAGGTGACCAGCAGCCAGCCAACTCCTGAGCTTCGTGCTGCCGCCGATCGGGTGGTGGCGGTGACGCGTACGGGCCGAATCGCGTTGGCCGCATTGATGGGCACTCTTGCCCTGGGTGGGTTGGCATGGGCCCGATTTCGGATCAGCCCCGGCCTTCGCGCGCGCAACCGGGTCGAGCGAATCGTCCGGGCAGCACTCGCCGCCAGCTCGGGAGTGGCGATCCTGGCAACGATCGGGATCGTACTTTCACTGATCTTCGAGGCCTGGCGCTTCTTTGAAATCGTTCCACTACACGAGTTCCTCTTCGGGCTCGAGTGGAGCCCGCAGACCGCGATACGAGCGGACCAGATCGGCTCCTCCGGTACCTTCGGCGCCGTACCGGTATTTGCCGGCACCCTGTTGATCACTGCGATCGCGATGAGTGTGGCTGTTCCCATCGGCCTGCTCGCTGCGATCTACCTGTCGGACTACGCGTCGCCTCGCGTTCGCGCGCTGGCCAAGCCAATGCTGGAGATCCTCGCCGGGATCCCGACGGTCGTCTACGGATTCTTCGCTGCTCTTTCTGTCGGGCCGTTGATCCGGGGATTCGGTGAGAGCATGGGTTGGAGTGCCAGCTCCGAGAGTGCCCTGGCTGCGGGTCTCGTGATGGGGGTGATGATCATTCCGTTCATATCGTCGCTTTCCGACGATGTGATCAACGCCGTTCCGCAGAGCCTACGTGAGGCGTCCCTGGGTCTCGGGGCCACGCCGGCCGAAACGATTCGGCAGGTGGTGTTGCCGGCGGCTCTGCCGGGCATCGTCGGCGCCGTGCTACTGGCCGTGTCTCGTGCGATCGGTGAGACGATGATCGTCGTCATGGCAGCGGGCCTCGCAGCGAATCTCACGGCCAATCCGTTCGAAGCGGTAACAACCGTGACGGTTCAGATCGTGACGTTGCTGGTCGGCGACCAGGAATTCGATTCCGCAAAGACATTGGCCGCGTTCGCGTTGGGTCTGGCGCTCTTCCTGGTGACCCTGGTGCTGAACGTGATCGCGATGGTGGTCGTGCGGCGCTACCGGGAACAATATGACTGA
- a CDS encoding PAS domain-containing protein: MRPMFGKVAALLVGWVAVTLTMTAVLLEPVSEKGEVAGALSSALLWAGLAGVVLALVVAFGVMRILGGTLDELRDALHRLAEGTLRQRLPWHGRDSLGEIARSVQRIAEQNRGAVVEVTSEKERLQAMLQGMVEGVLVLDPEGRVVLANPRLREFFDVWGEVEGRSLLELIRRDDLVTALDAASASSSPVTRDFTVDGADERLLQMHAVRFPSEGAMLGTVAVFHDLSEVRRLERVRQEFVANVSHELKTPLTAIQGFAETLQHEGLDAAQRTQYTEVILRHSNRLSALIEDLLELSRIEGGRQLSERSEVPVAEVARALLQDLKPRFDANDLHARIEAETEPIALADRRAVEQILLNLLDNAIKYSEPGGTVVVEVGESQGRVQLAVRDSGMGIPAEDLGRIFERFYRVDKARSRDLGGTGLGLSIVKHLAQAMDGDVDVEAEEGVGSTFRVSLALLDAPLDNVTPS, translated from the coding sequence ATGAGGCCGATGTTCGGGAAGGTCGCAGCGCTCCTCGTGGGCTGGGTCGCCGTCACCCTGACGATGACCGCCGTCCTGCTCGAGCCCGTATCCGAGAAGGGGGAAGTGGCGGGGGCCCTTTCCTCCGCCTTGTTGTGGGCGGGGTTGGCCGGCGTTGTGCTCGCCCTCGTCGTCGCCTTCGGAGTCATGCGCATCCTGGGTGGCACGCTGGACGAACTCCGCGATGCCCTGCACCGGCTGGCGGAGGGCACGCTCCGTCAACGGCTTCCCTGGCACGGTCGAGATTCTCTTGGCGAGATCGCCCGCTCTGTCCAGCGGATCGCAGAGCAGAATCGCGGCGCCGTCGTCGAAGTGACCTCGGAGAAGGAGCGCCTCCAGGCCATGCTCCAAGGCATGGTGGAGGGCGTCCTGGTCCTCGATCCCGAGGGTCGGGTGGTGCTCGCCAACCCCCGCCTTCGGGAATTCTTCGATGTCTGGGGAGAGGTCGAGGGTCGCAGCCTGTTGGAGTTGATCCGCCGCGACGATCTGGTGACCGCACTCGATGCCGCATCGGCGAGTTCCAGTCCGGTAACCCGGGATTTCACCGTCGATGGCGCAGACGAGCGACTTCTGCAGATGCATGCGGTTCGTTTTCCAAGTGAAGGAGCCATGTTGGGGACGGTTGCGGTCTTCCACGATCTTTCCGAAGTCCGCCGGCTCGAACGGGTTCGGCAGGAGTTCGTGGCCAACGTCTCTCACGAGCTGAAGACGCCGCTGACAGCGATTCAGGGCTTTGCCGAGACCCTGCAACACGAAGGTCTCGATGCGGCGCAACGCACCCAATACACCGAGGTCATTCTCCGTCACTCGAATCGCCTGTCCGCGCTGATCGAGGATCTGCTCGAGCTCTCACGAATCGAGGGAGGACGGCAGCTATCCGAGCGGAGCGAAGTCCCGGTCGCCGAAGTGGCACGGGCGTTGCTGCAGGACCTGAAGCCACGCTTCGACGCCAATGATCTCCACGCCAGGATCGAGGCCGAGACAGAGCCCATCGCCCTGGCCGACCGCCGTGCGGTCGAGCAGATCCTGCTCAACCTCCTGGACAACGCCATCAAGTACAGCGAGCCGGGGGGGACGGTCGTAGTCGAGGTCGGTGAGTCCCAGGGGCGCGTCCAACTTGCCGTGCGTGACTCCGGCATGGGGATCCCGGCGGAGGATCTCGGGCGGATCTTCGAGCGTTTCTACCGGGTCGACAAGGCGCGCTCCCGAGACCTCGGCGGAACCGGGCTCGGGCTCTCCATCGTGAAGCACCTCGCCCAGGCCATGGACGGCGACGTGGACGTCGAGGCCGAAGAGGGTGTGGGCAGCACCTTTCGCGTCAGTCTGGCCCTCCTGGACGCGCCGCTCGACAACGTCACTCCTTCGTAA